A DNA window from Bacteroides cellulosilyticus contains the following coding sequences:
- a CDS encoding phosphoethanolamine transferase encodes MKLFKNIKKWLENQEHLFYLFLLILIAPNIILCFTEPMPVVAKVCNVLLPFAFYYLLMTLSRNCGKMFWILFLFIFFGAFQIVLLYLFGQSIIAVDMFLNLVTTNSSEAMELLDNLVPALVSVIILYIPALILAAISIIKKRKLSPEFIRRERKKAWIALLIGFISLGAAYGLDKRYELKSDLYPANVCYNVALAFQRNAQTRTYHRTSENFTFNAQPSHPEDRREIYIMVVGETSRAQNWSLYDYDRDTNPELSKIEGVTSFCHVLTESNTTHKSVPMLLSPVSAQNFDSIYYRKSIITVFKEAGFQTAFFSNQRYNHSFIDFFGMEADTYDFIKEDSQDSQYNPSDDELLMLVEKELEKGNRKQFIVLHTYGSHFNYRERYPETAAFFLPDFPVDAEVKYKDNLMNAYDNSIRYTDNFLARIIHLLELQQVDASMLYTSDHGEDIFDDGRHLFLHASPVPSYYQLHVPFLLWTSDSYREEYPGIEKAASMNRQKNISSSISFFQTMMELAGIETPYRNDSLSVTSPLYTEKSRVYLNDHNEPRPLDDIGMRKEDFEMLKKRGIDAQ; translated from the coding sequence ATGAAGCTTTTTAAAAACATAAAGAAGTGGTTGGAAAATCAGGAGCATTTGTTCTATCTGTTTCTGTTGATCCTGATAGCACCCAATATCATCCTCTGTTTTACAGAGCCGATGCCTGTGGTGGCAAAAGTGTGTAATGTACTGTTGCCATTTGCTTTCTATTATCTATTGATGACTTTGTCGAGAAACTGTGGAAAGATGTTCTGGATACTTTTCTTATTCATCTTCTTCGGAGCTTTCCAGATAGTACTGCTTTATCTCTTCGGACAGTCTATTATAGCTGTGGATATGTTCCTGAACCTGGTAACCACTAATTCAAGTGAAGCTATGGAGTTGCTGGATAATCTTGTTCCGGCATTAGTGAGTGTGATTATTCTTTATATACCGGCATTGATTCTGGCGGCAATCTCCATTATAAAGAAGCGGAAATTATCTCCGGAATTTATCCGTCGGGAACGGAAAAAGGCATGGATTGCCTTACTCATCGGCTTTATCTCATTGGGCGCCGCTTATGGACTCGATAAACGTTACGAGCTGAAGTCGGATTTGTATCCGGCCAACGTGTGTTACAATGTAGCACTCGCATTCCAGCGTAATGCCCAAACAAGGACGTATCACCGCACATCAGAGAACTTTACTTTTAACGCCCAACCTTCCCATCCGGAAGACAGGCGCGAAATTTATATTATGGTAGTGGGCGAGACATCCCGCGCCCAGAACTGGAGTCTTTACGACTATGATCGGGATACGAACCCTGAACTTTCTAAAATAGAAGGAGTGACTTCTTTCTGCCATGTTCTGACGGAATCGAATACTACGCACAAGAGTGTACCCATGCTGCTTTCTCCCGTTTCTGCACAGAATTTCGATTCCATTTATTATCGGAAAAGCATCATTACCGTTTTCAAAGAAGCCGGTTTCCAGACAGCCTTCTTCTCAAACCAGCGGTATAATCATTCTTTCATCGACTTCTTCGGAATGGAAGCGGATACTTATGATTTTATCAAAGAAGATTCGCAGGATTCCCAATACAATCCTTCGGATGACGAACTGTTAATGTTGGTAGAAAAAGAACTTGAGAAAGGAAATCGGAAACAGTTCATTGTATTGCATACCTATGGATCCCACTTCAATTACCGGGAACGTTATCCGGAAACTGCTGCTTTCTTCTTACCGGATTTCCCCGTAGATGCAGAAGTGAAATACAAAGATAACTTGATGAATGCCTACGACAATTCCATTCGGTATACGGATAATTTCCTGGCACGTATCATCCACTTATTGGAGCTGCAGCAAGTAGATGCCAGTATGCTTTATACGTCCGACCATGGGGAAGATATCTTCGACGATGGCCGACACCTGTTTCTTCATGCATCCCCCGTTCCGTCCTACTATCAGCTACACGTACCTTTCCTGCTGTGGACATCCGACAGTTATAGGGAAGAGTATCCCGGGATAGAGAAAGCTGCTTCGATGAACCGACAGAAAAATATATCTTCCAGCATTTCTTTCTTCCAGACCATGATGGAACTGGCCGGAATAGAAACTCCGTATCGCAATGACAGTCTATCTGTCACCAGCCCTCTCTATACAGAGAAATCGAGGGTTTATCTGAACGATCATAATGAACCGCGTCCACTGGATGATATAGGAATGAGAAAAGAAGACTTTGAGATGCTGAAAAAAAGAGGTATAGACGCGCAATAA
- a CDS encoding MBL fold metallo-hydrolase, with product MKVKFISLASGSSGNCYYIGTEKYGILIDAGIAVRTIKKSLKEVGVGMETIRAVFVTHDHADHIKAVGGLGEKLHIPVYTTARIHEGINKSYCMTEKLHSSVHYLEKEEPMVLEDFHIESFEVPHDGTDNVGYCIEIDGKVFSFLTDLGEITPTAAKFIRKANYLILEANYDDEMLRMGTYPQYLKERITSRTGHMSNIATAEFLAENITEDLKYIWLCHLSKDNNHPELAYKTVEWKLKSKGILVGKDVQLCALKRSTPSDLYEFD from the coding sequence ATGAAAGTAAAATTTATAAGCCTTGCGAGCGGAAGTAGTGGCAACTGCTATTATATAGGCACTGAAAAATACGGAATACTTATTGACGCTGGTATAGCGGTACGTACTATTAAGAAATCATTGAAGGAGGTGGGTGTCGGCATGGAGACGATACGCGCGGTATTCGTTACACACGACCACGCAGACCATATCAAAGCTGTAGGCGGACTGGGTGAGAAACTGCACATCCCTGTCTACACAACTGCACGTATCCACGAAGGAATCAATAAAAGTTATTGCATGACGGAGAAGCTCCACTCTTCCGTCCATTATCTGGAGAAAGAAGAACCGATGGTACTGGAAGATTTTCACATTGAGTCTTTCGAAGTTCCCCACGACGGTACGGACAATGTGGGTTATTGCATTGAAATCGACGGAAAAGTATTCTCGTTCCTTACCGACCTTGGTGAAATCACCCCTACTGCTGCCAAGTTTATCCGTAAAGCGAATTATCTGATACTGGAAGCTAACTATGATGATGAAATGTTGCGTATGGGTACATATCCGCAGTATTTAAAGGAGCGCATCACCAGCCGTACGGGACACATGAGCAATATTGCAACTGCCGAGTTCCTGGCTGAAAATATCACGGAAGATCTGAAATATATCTGGCTTTGTCATTTGAGCAAAGACAATAATCATCCGGAACTTGCTTACAAGACGGTGGAATGGAAATTAAAGAGTAAAGGTATATTGGTAGGTAAAGATGTGCAACTCTGCGCTTTAAAGCGTAGCACTCCCTCCGACCTGTATGAGTTTGATTAA
- a CDS encoding MFS transporter gives MNNWKKKFIIIWSGQLFSILSSSIAQFSIVLWISLKTGSAEVLSFAMIAALLPQALLGAFAGVYVDRWNRKWTMIGADSFVALCSGVIALLFYLDVVELWHIYILLALRSIGGSFHSPAMKSSIPLLAPEKELTRIAGINQAIQSICNIGGPALGAVLLLAFDMSVVMLLDVAGAIIACTSLLFVYIPNPKKENISAKSVLNDMRDGFHVIMRNRGVSWVMVTEILITFFVLPIVALMPLMTLHTFSGTAYQISLIETLFGAGMLAGGALLGIWNPKIRKILMIAFSYAVLGLALAICGMLPGNGYVFFAILTVVQGLIVPFLSGPFTALLQTQFKPIYLGRVFSLFDSISLFPSIIGLLVTSFVADSLGIGNIFIYCGFAIVLTAILMMCIPSVRNLEKEEIRKKK, from the coding sequence ATGAATAATTGGAAGAAAAAATTTATCATAATATGGAGCGGGCAACTATTTTCTATATTAAGTAGTTCCATCGCTCAGTTCTCTATCGTCTTATGGATTAGTCTCAAAACGGGTTCTGCGGAAGTTTTGTCCTTTGCCATGATCGCCGCCTTGTTGCCGCAAGCCTTGTTAGGGGCATTTGCAGGCGTATATGTGGATCGCTGGAACCGGAAATGGACTATGATAGGTGCAGATAGTTTCGTTGCACTCTGTTCCGGTGTCATCGCTTTGTTATTTTACTTGGATGTAGTGGAATTGTGGCACATCTATATATTATTGGCGCTTCGTTCCATTGGTGGTTCGTTCCATTCACCGGCAATGAAATCATCTATTCCATTGCTGGCTCCGGAAAAGGAACTGACCCGTATTGCGGGAATTAACCAGGCTATCCAGTCTATTTGTAATATTGGTGGCCCTGCGTTGGGAGCGGTTCTGCTTCTGGCATTCGATATGAGTGTAGTCATGTTATTGGATGTGGCAGGCGCAATCATTGCCTGCACTTCCCTACTGTTTGTTTACATTCCGAATCCGAAGAAGGAAAATATCTCAGCTAAGAGTGTATTGAACGATATGCGCGACGGTTTCCATGTGATTATGCGCAACCGAGGAGTTAGTTGGGTGATGGTTACAGAAATCCTGATTACTTTCTTTGTGTTGCCGATAGTCGCCCTGATGCCGCTGATGACTTTGCATACTTTCTCCGGAACAGCTTATCAGATTAGTTTGATAGAAACACTTTTCGGGGCGGGTATGTTGGCTGGAGGGGCTTTATTGGGGATTTGGAATCCTAAGATTAGGAAGATACTGATGATTGCGTTCTCTTATGCGGTACTTGGTCTGGCATTGGCTATATGTGGTATGTTGCCCGGCAATGGGTATGTCTTTTTTGCCATACTGACGGTGGTACAAGGGCTTATCGTGCCATTTTTATCCGGTCCCTTTACCGCTCTATTGCAGACGCAGTTCAAACCGATTTATCTGGGACGTGTATTCTCGCTTTTCGACAGTATAAGTTTGTTCCCTTCTATCATCGGTTTGCTTGTCACAAGCTTTGTAGCCGACTCTTTGGGAATAGGCAACATATTTATATACTGTGGTTTTGCCATTGTGCTGACTGCAATTCTGATGATGTGTATTCCTTCTGTTAGAAATCTGGAGAAAGAGGAGATCAGGAAGAAAAAGTAA
- a CDS encoding BamA/TamA family outer membrane protein, translating into MDAKLTKWVLPVLLLIIATDIWAQGPTGTDVSVDSSVSVIDTLPQKKSFFKKFLDYFNDANKEKKNRKFDFSVIGGPHYSSDTKFGIGLVAAGLYRTDLNDTILPPSNVSLYGDVSTVGFYLLGVRGNHLFPQDRYRLNYNLYFYSFPSLYWGKGYENGSNDDNESDYDRFQAQVKVDFMTRVARNFYIGPMAVFDYVYGHDFEKPELWEGMKARTTNISLGFSLLYDSRDFLTNAYSGYYLRIDQRFSPAFLGNKYAFSSTELTTSYYHPVWKGGVLAGQFHTLLNYGNPPWGLMATLGSSYSMRGYYEGRYRDKCAMDAQIELRQHVWRRNGVAVWAGAGTVFPKFSGFEVKHILPNYGFGYRWEFKKRVNVRLDLGFGKGQTGFIFNINEAF; encoded by the coding sequence ATGGACGCTAAACTAACGAAATGGGTACTACCGGTGCTGTTATTGATAATAGCCACCGATATATGGGCACAAGGCCCCACAGGAACAGATGTTTCAGTCGACTCTTCTGTATCCGTAATTGACACTTTGCCACAAAAGAAAAGTTTCTTCAAGAAATTCCTGGACTATTTTAATGATGCCAACAAAGAGAAAAAAAACAGGAAGTTTGACTTCAGTGTTATCGGAGGGCCTCATTATTCCAGTGATACCAAGTTCGGCATCGGCCTGGTAGCCGCCGGATTATATCGTACAGACCTGAATGATACCATCCTTCCGCCATCTAATGTATCTTTATACGGTGATGTATCTACGGTAGGTTTCTATTTGTTGGGAGTACGTGGAAATCATCTCTTTCCACAAGACAGATACCGTCTGAATTACAATCTTTATTTCTATTCGTTCCCCAGCCTGTATTGGGGAAAAGGATATGAAAACGGTTCTAATGACGATAATGAAAGTGATTACGACCGCTTCCAGGCCCAAGTAAAGGTAGACTTCATGACTCGTGTAGCGCGGAACTTCTATATCGGTCCGATGGCTGTCTTTGATTATGTCTACGGCCACGATTTTGAAAAGCCCGAACTGTGGGAAGGAATGAAAGCCCGGACTACCAATATAAGCCTCGGATTCTCATTACTCTATGATTCACGGGATTTCCTCACAAATGCCTATAGTGGCTATTACCTGAGAATAGATCAACGATTCAGTCCCGCATTCCTCGGTAATAAATATGCTTTCAGCAGCACAGAACTGACTACCAGCTATTATCATCCTGTGTGGAAAGGGGGAGTATTGGCTGGACAATTCCATACGTTGCTGAATTACGGTAATCCGCCTTGGGGATTGATGGCAACATTGGGAAGTTCTTATTCCATGCGTGGTTATTACGAAGGGCGTTACCGTGATAAATGTGCCATGGATGCGCAGATAGAGCTTCGTCAGCACGTCTGGAGGCGAAATGGCGTAGCTGTATGGGCAGGAGCGGGAACCGTGTTTCCAAAATTCTCCGGCTTCGAAGTTAAACATATCCTCCCTAATTATGGTTTTGGTTATCGGTGGGAGTTCAAAAAGAGAGTAAACGTAAGGTTAGATTTAGGGTTTGGAAAAGGCCAGACCGGATTTATATTCAACATCAATGAAGCTTTTTAA
- a CDS encoding MFS transporter: protein MTQSPKNVSKGFTKAFWVSNTVELFERMAYYAVFIVLTIYLSSILGFNDLEASMISGLFSGGLYLLPIFTGAYADKIGFRKSMIVAFSLLSVGYLGLGILPTLLEAAGLVEYGKATRFTGLPDSDSRWMIVPVLFVIMVGGSFIKSIISASVAKETTEANRARGYSIFYMMVNIGAFTGKTVIDPLRNVIGDQAYIYINYFSATMTILALLSVVLLYKSTHTAGEGKSMREIGQGFLRIITNWRLLILILIITGFWMVQQQLYATMPKYVIRMAGETAKPGWIANVNPFVVVCCVSFVTRLMAKRSAITSMNIGMFLIPFSALLMACGNLLGNDVISGMSNITLMMIAGIVIQALAECFISPRYLEYFSLQAPKGEEGMYLGFSHLHSFLSSIFGFGIAGVLLTKYCPDPVLFETREAWEAASANAHYIWYYFAAIGLISALALLVFAKITQSIDKKKKAKV, encoded by the coding sequence ATGACTCAATCACCCAAAAATGTATCTAAAGGGTTCACTAAAGCCTTTTGGGTAAGCAACACGGTCGAACTGTTCGAACGTATGGCGTATTATGCCGTTTTTATCGTTCTCACCATTTATCTTTCTTCTATTTTAGGCTTCAACGACCTTGAAGCGAGTATGATTTCCGGTTTATTTTCCGGTGGTCTTTATCTTTTGCCTATCTTCACGGGTGCCTATGCCGATAAAATAGGTTTCCGGAAATCCATGATTGTTGCTTTTTCGCTGCTGTCTGTCGGATATCTGGGTTTAGGAATTCTCCCTACCCTGCTGGAAGCTGCCGGTTTGGTGGAATATGGTAAAGCAACCCGTTTCACCGGACTGCCGGATAGCGATAGTCGCTGGATGATCGTTCCTGTGCTGTTTGTTATCATGGTGGGCGGATCGTTTATCAAATCTATCATTTCGGCTTCGGTGGCAAAAGAAACTACGGAGGCAAACCGTGCACGCGGTTATTCCATCTTTTATATGATGGTGAATATTGGTGCATTTACCGGAAAAACAGTGATTGACCCGTTGCGGAATGTTATTGGAGATCAGGCGTATATCTATATCAACTATTTCTCTGCTACGATGACCATATTGGCATTGCTTTCCGTTGTTCTGCTCTATAAATCTACCCATACGGCAGGTGAAGGAAAAAGTATGCGTGAAATCGGTCAGGGCTTCCTGCGCATCATTACGAACTGGCGTCTGCTGATTCTTATCCTGATTATTACGGGATTCTGGATGGTGCAGCAACAGTTATACGCTACGATGCCTAAATATGTAATCCGTATGGCGGGCGAAACTGCCAAGCCGGGTTGGATAGCCAATGTAAACCCGTTTGTAGTGGTTTGCTGCGTTAGTTTCGTGACGCGTTTGATGGCGAAACGTTCGGCCATTACTTCCATGAATATCGGTATGTTCCTTATCCCATTCTCGGCTCTGCTGATGGCATGCGGTAACCTGCTTGGAAATGACGTGATAAGCGGAATGAGCAATATCACATTAATGATGATAGCCGGTATCGTGATACAGGCTTTGGCAGAATGTTTTATTTCACCGCGTTATCTGGAGTACTTCTCCCTGCAAGCACCTAAGGGTGAAGAAGGTATGTATCTTGGATTTAGCCATCTTCATTCCTTCCTCTCTTCCATCTTCGGTTTTGGTATCGCCGGAGTATTGTTGACAAAATACTGTCCCGATCCTGTCCTCTTTGAGACTCGTGAAGCATGGGAGGCTGCCAGCGCAAATGCGCATTATATCTGGTACTATTTCGCCGCTATCGGTCTGATATCTGCACTGGCACTGTTAGTATTTGCCAAAATCACCCAATCCATCGACAAAAAGAAGAAAGCCAAGGTCTGA
- a CDS encoding DoxX family protein: protein MLYKFLFPSKPDGAATSAILLIVRIIFGVLLMNHGIEKWSNYQELSAVFPDPLGVGSPLSLGLAIFGELACSMAFIIGFLYRLAMLPMIFTMGMAFFVIHGNDPFAVKELAFIYLVVYVLMYIIGPGKFAVDHWLGKALTPKKP from the coding sequence ATGCTTTACAAATTTTTATTCCCGTCTAAACCGGATGGAGCAGCAACGTCTGCTATATTATTAATAGTGAGAATTATATTTGGTGTGTTATTAATGAATCACGGCATCGAAAAGTGGTCTAATTATCAAGAGTTATCCGCTGTATTTCCCGACCCGCTGGGTGTGGGCAGTCCTCTTTCCCTGGGATTAGCCATATTCGGTGAATTGGCTTGTTCTATGGCATTTATCATTGGTTTCCTTTACCGTCTGGCAATGCTGCCGATGATATTTACAATGGGAATGGCATTCTTTGTCATTCATGGAAACGATCCGTTTGCGGTCAAAGAACTGGCTTTCATATATCTGGTGGTATACGTACTGATGTATATTATCGGTCCCGGAAAGTTTGCCGTAGACCACTGGCTGGGTAAGGCTTTGACTCCCAAAAAGCCTTAA
- a CDS encoding NAD(P)/FAD-dependent oxidoreductase has translation MKTKMDIPDKEGRKRLVIVGGGFGGLKLARKLKSDKFQIVLLDKNNHHIFQPLLYQVATAGIEPSAISFPYRKIFKKRKHFHIRICEAQRVIPEDNILETSIGALSYDYLVVSTGCRTNYFGNDGLSQRTMALKNTAEALFNRNQILESFEKAQNTSNLETRKRLMTFVIVGGGATGIELSGALAEMKKFVLPQDYPDLDMNLMRIILVDGAPRLLSAFSEKSSEEVANYLLKRDVEIITSVQVTNYENGTMTLSDNSTLETMNVFWVAGVRANSIEGLAKEAYGPGNRLLVNLYNCVQGYDNIFAIGDTALMISKEYPKGHPQVVQPAIQQAHNLIQNLDRKERGLEMQPFVYHNKGSMATIGRNHAVVELKNLRFGGFPAWAVWLFIHLMSIVGVKNRLFIFVDWMWSYFTYDPSLRVIIKPLRRDKP, from the coding sequence ATGAAAACAAAAATGGATATTCCCGATAAAGAGGGACGAAAACGACTTGTGATTGTGGGTGGTGGCTTCGGTGGATTGAAGTTGGCACGCAAATTGAAAAGTGATAAATTCCAGATAGTGTTATTGGACAAGAATAATCATCATATTTTCCAACCCCTACTCTATCAGGTAGCAACCGCCGGTATTGAACCGAGTGCAATTTCTTTTCCTTACCGCAAGATATTTAAAAAGAGAAAACATTTCCATATACGTATTTGTGAGGCGCAACGGGTAATTCCCGAAGATAATATTCTGGAGACTTCCATCGGAGCTCTTTCATACGATTATCTGGTTGTCTCTACCGGATGTCGTACCAACTATTTTGGTAACGATGGGCTGTCTCAACGGACGATGGCCCTGAAGAACACTGCAGAAGCTCTGTTTAATCGCAACCAGATTCTGGAAAGCTTTGAAAAAGCACAGAATACCAGCAATCTGGAGACAAGGAAACGTCTCATGACATTTGTCATCGTAGGTGGCGGTGCTACGGGTATAGAACTTTCCGGCGCATTGGCAGAAATGAAGAAATTTGTGCTTCCGCAAGACTATCCCGATCTTGATATGAACCTGATGCGCATTATTCTTGTGGATGGTGCTCCCCGTCTGCTCTCCGCTTTCTCTGAAAAATCTTCGGAAGAAGTGGCAAATTACTTATTAAAACGTGATGTGGAGATCATAACCAGTGTGCAGGTTACAAATTATGAGAATGGAACGATGACTCTGAGTGATAACAGTACCTTGGAAACGATGAACGTCTTTTGGGTTGCAGGTGTACGCGCCAACAGCATAGAGGGCCTTGCGAAGGAAGCCTATGGCCCCGGTAACCGCCTCCTTGTCAATCTCTACAACTGTGTTCAGGGTTATGACAATATTTTTGCTATCGGTGACACTGCACTTATGATTTCCAAGGAATACCCGAAAGGGCATCCGCAAGTAGTTCAACCAGCCATTCAGCAAGCCCATAATCTGATCCAGAATCTGGATAGAAAGGAACGGGGACTTGAAATGCAACCGTTTGTTTATCACAACAAAGGCTCCATGGCTACCATAGGACGTAATCACGCAGTGGTGGAACTGAAAAACCTTCGTTTCGGTGGTTTCCCCGCGTGGGCAGTATGGTTATTCATCCACTTAATGAGTATTGTCGGTGTAAAGAACCGTCTGTTTATCTTCGTAGACTGGATGTGGAGTTACTTTACATACGATCCTTCTTTGAGGGTAATTATAAAACCTTTGCGCAGAGATAAACCATAA
- a CDS encoding DUF3332 domain-containing protein → MKKSNLNLAATVMICGAFLFSSCIGSFGLHSKLVNWNQSIGTKFVNELVYLACNIIPVYPVCYLADALVINSIEFWSGSNPMANVGDVKKVKGENGNYLVKTLENGYSITKEGETTAMELVYDKELNTWNVVAEGVSTELLQMNGDGTAQMYLPNGEAMNVTLDAQGVAAARQATMINTYYAAR, encoded by the coding sequence ATGAAAAAGAGTAATTTGAATTTGGCTGCAACCGTGATGATTTGTGGCGCATTTCTTTTCAGTTCTTGTATCGGTTCTTTCGGCCTGCACAGTAAATTGGTGAATTGGAACCAAAGTATCGGTACAAAGTTTGTTAATGAGCTTGTTTATCTGGCTTGCAACATTATCCCCGTATATCCTGTTTGCTATCTGGCAGATGCGTTGGTAATCAACTCCATTGAATTTTGGAGCGGTTCCAATCCGATGGCTAACGTGGGTGATGTGAAGAAAGTGAAAGGTGAAAACGGAAACTATCTCGTAAAAACATTGGAGAACGGTTACTCTATCACAAAAGAAGGTGAAACCACTGCTATGGAGCTGGTTTACGACAAAGAATTGAACACTTGGAATGTGGTTGCAGAAGGTGTTAGCACTGAATTGCTGCAAATGAACGGTGACGGTACTGCACAGATGTATCTGCCGAATGGTGAAGCAATGAATGTGACATTGGATGCACAAGGCGTAGCAGCTGCTCGTCAGGCAACGATGATCAACACTTATTACGCTGCACGCTAA